One window of Amyelois transitella isolate CPQ chromosome 7, ilAmyTran1.1, whole genome shotgun sequence genomic DNA carries:
- the LOC106143507 gene encoding eukaryotic translation initiation factor 4E encodes MAGNNTEEVEGSASTETKTNNTAELPPEFLIKHPLQNTWSLWFYDNDRNKTWEENLIELTTFDTVEDFWRLYHHIKLPSELRQGHDYAVFKQGIRPMWEDDANKMGGRWLISLERKQRTTDLDRFWLDVVLLLIGENFEHPEEICGAVVNVRAKIDKIGIWTADTSKQHANIEIGRKIKEQLGIHGKIGFQVHRDTMVKHSSATKNLYTV; translated from the exons ATGGCTGGAAATAATACAGAAGAAGTGGAG GGTTCTGCCTCCACCGAGACCAAAACGAACAATACCGCCGAGCTCCCGCCAGAGTTCCTCATCAAACATCCACTGCAGAACACATGGAGTCTCTGGTTTTATGataatgatagaaataagACTTGGGAAGAAAATTTGATTGAGTTGACCACATTTGATACTGTCGAGGATTTTTGGAG actgTACCATCACATTAAACTGCCTTCCGAGCTGCGTCAAGGCCACGACTATGCGGTGTTCAAGCAAGGAATCCGCCCCATGTGGGAAGACGATGCCAACAAGATGGGCGGCCGGTGGCTAATCAGCTTGGAAAGGAAACAGCGCACCACGGATCTTGATAGATTCTGGCTAGATGTA GTTCTCCTTCTCATTGGCGAAAATTTCGAGCACCCTGAGGAAATATGCGGCGCCGTCGTCAATGTCAGAGCAAAGATTGATAAGATTG GTATCTGGACAGCGGACACATCTAAGCAGCACGCTAACATAGAAATTGGGAGGAAGATTAAGGAGCAGCTGGGTATCCACGGCAAGATCGGCTTCCAGGTCCACAGAGACACCATGGTTAAGCACAGTTCCGCAACCAAGAATCTTTACACCGTTTAG
- the LOC106143547 gene encoding eukaryotic translation initiation factor 4E1 isoform X1: MDKKSGNQQSKNEATTNVEEVTTKAEVMTTEPSERCKHPLENTWSFWLQANNKKEWKDNLVELTSFDTVEDYWCLYHYMKLPSELTLGQDYAVFKKGIEPTWEDKENRQGGRWMIMVEKGNYEKLDRIWLDTVLMVIGENFGDQNESITGVVVNVKAYSKIGVWTKNHADKNTVMRIGHTLKSVLRIRRLIEYMPHNTSKIIYSI; the protein is encoded by the exons ATGGACAAGAAATCTGGGAAC caacAGTCAAAAAATGAGGCCACCACAAATGTTGAAGAAGTTACGACGAAGGCTGAGGTTATGACCACGGAGCCTTCAGAACGGTGCAAGCATCCTCTGGAAAACACGTGGAGTTTCTGGTTGCAAGCCAACAACAAGAAGGAGTGGAAGGACAACCTCGTGGAACTTACCAGTTTTGACACCGTAGAGGATTACTGGTG TTTATACCATTACATGAAGTTGCCTTCCGAGCTGACTTTGGGGCAGGACTATGCCGTGTTCAAGAAGGGCATTGAACCGACGTGGGAGGACAAAGAAAACAGGCAAGGGGGCAGGTGGATGATCATGGTCGAGAAGGGGAACTACGAAAAACTGGACCGGATCTGGCTGGATACT GTTCTAATGGTGATCGGCGAAAATTTTGGGGACCAAAATGAGTCAATTACGGGGGTCGTAGTGAATGTTAAAGCCTACTCAAAAATTG GGGTTTGGACGAAAAATCATGCGGATAAAAATACCGTAATGCGAATCGGACACACACTCAAGTCGGTGCTTAGAATCAGACGACTCATTGAATACATGCCACATAACACgtccaaaattatatattccaTTTGA
- the LOC106143547 gene encoding eukaryotic translation initiation factor 4E1 isoform X2, with protein sequence MDKKSGNSKNEATTNVEEVTTKAEVMTTEPSERCKHPLENTWSFWLQANNKKEWKDNLVELTSFDTVEDYWCLYHYMKLPSELTLGQDYAVFKKGIEPTWEDKENRQGGRWMIMVEKGNYEKLDRIWLDTVLMVIGENFGDQNESITGVVVNVKAYSKIGVWTKNHADKNTVMRIGHTLKSVLRIRRLIEYMPHNTSKIIYSI encoded by the exons ATGGACAAGAAATCTGGGAAC TCAAAAAATGAGGCCACCACAAATGTTGAAGAAGTTACGACGAAGGCTGAGGTTATGACCACGGAGCCTTCAGAACGGTGCAAGCATCCTCTGGAAAACACGTGGAGTTTCTGGTTGCAAGCCAACAACAAGAAGGAGTGGAAGGACAACCTCGTGGAACTTACCAGTTTTGACACCGTAGAGGATTACTGGTG TTTATACCATTACATGAAGTTGCCTTCCGAGCTGACTTTGGGGCAGGACTATGCCGTGTTCAAGAAGGGCATTGAACCGACGTGGGAGGACAAAGAAAACAGGCAAGGGGGCAGGTGGATGATCATGGTCGAGAAGGGGAACTACGAAAAACTGGACCGGATCTGGCTGGATACT GTTCTAATGGTGATCGGCGAAAATTTTGGGGACCAAAATGAGTCAATTACGGGGGTCGTAGTGAATGTTAAAGCCTACTCAAAAATTG GGGTTTGGACGAAAAATCATGCGGATAAAAATACCGTAATGCGAATCGGACACACACTCAAGTCGGTGCTTAGAATCAGACGACTCATTGAATACATGCCACATAACACgtccaaaattatatattccaTTTGA